One genomic region from Flagellimonas oceani encodes:
- a CDS encoding gluconate 2-dehydrogenase subunit 3 family protein has product MDRRKSLKSIVLGSVAGGLAIHGCRPSTEETELVEAPKITYPGRVPQELEHIAELRDEQFLNPHEQETLTILCDLILPPSEEYKGASDADVVGFIEFMAKDVETLQPDIRGGLMWLDHKSNTEHGTEFKKATEQQQKDILDGIAYYDPKVPGNERPFEVNFFSLVRNLTMTGFYTSKIGMEEIGYKGNQPNVWDGVPDDVLEQHGVSYDEEWLAKCVDQSKRGVIAEWDENGNLLT; this is encoded by the coding sequence ATGGACAGAAGGAAGAGCTTAAAATCGATAGTGCTGGGCTCTGTTGCGGGCGGACTGGCGATCCACGGTTGCAGGCCCTCGACGGAGGAGACGGAACTGGTGGAGGCGCCGAAGATCACCTACCCGGGAAGGGTACCGCAGGAGCTGGAGCACATAGCGGAACTACGGGACGAACAGTTCCTGAACCCACACGAGCAGGAGACACTGACCATACTGTGCGACCTGATTCTTCCCCCATCGGAGGAGTACAAGGGGGCATCGGACGCCGACGTCGTGGGCTTCATCGAGTTCATGGCCAAGGACGTGGAGACGCTCCAGCCGGACATCCGTGGGGGGCTCATGTGGCTGGACCACAAGAGCAACACGGAACATGGCACGGAGTTCAAGAAGGCCACGGAGCAGCAGCAGAAGGACATACTGGACGGTATCGCGTACTACGACCCAAAGGTGCCGGGCAACGAGAGGCCCTTCGAGGTGAACTTCTTCTCGTTGGTGCGGAACCTGACGATGACGGGCTTCTACACGAGCAAGATCGGGATGGAGGAGATCGGTTACAAGGGGAACCAGCCCAATGTGTGGGACGGGGTTCCCGATGACGTGCTGGAGCAGCACGGTGTATCGTACGACGAGGAATGGCTGGCCAAATGCGTGGACCAGAGCAAGCGGGGCGTCATCGCAGAATGGGACGAGAACGGTAATTTGTTGACGTAA
- a CDS encoding collagen-like triple helix repeat-containing protein: MKITKLIGLAIMAMSITLVSCSGEDGEQGIPGKQGDKGDKGDPGAPGSNGTNGQDGQNGTGFDELTQYGSVTLNLTGTRPDGEPFESSSIFKFTPVGSHVLSEGENSVQIVEFPDYTSYVFSFKRFLSVPDEVYNESSIGFAFSFNDIGEANEKYLDGHILLNDYVVIGSDNKYFIMTDNIDIDNEEAVYDLQITDTAFDNETNHLTLSFSFLVDPLANSTGKELTVSGDVDVYLLEEIQ; encoded by the coding sequence ATGAAAATTACTAAGTTAATCGGTTTGGCCATTATGGCCATGAGCATCACTTTGGTTTCCTGTTCTGGAGAAGATGGAGAACAAGGCATACCAGGTAAGCAGGGAGACAAAGGAGACAAAGGAGATCCAGGTGCACCTGGATCGAATGGAACTAATGGTCAAGACGGACAGAATGGCACCGGATTTGACGAACTTACCCAATATGGTTCCGTTACCTTGAACCTAACAGGTACACGACCAGATGGAGAACCTTTTGAAAGTTCGTCCATATTTAAGTTTACCCCGGTGGGAAGCCATGTATTGAGTGAAGGGGAAAACTCGGTCCAGATCGTAGAGTTCCCTGATTATACCTCCTACGTTTTCTCCTTTAAAAGATTTCTTTCAGTACCGGATGAAGTTTATAATGAATCCTCTATTGGATTTGCATTTTCGTTCAATGACATTGGGGAGGCCAATGAAAAATATCTCGATGGCCATATCCTATTAAATGATTATGTGGTCATAGGGAGTGATAACAAATATTTTATCATGACGGACAATATTGATATTGACAACGAAGAGGCTGTTTACGATCTACAAATTACCGATACAGCTTTTGACAACGAGACCAACCACCTTACATTGTCATTCTCATTTTTAGTAGACCCATTGGCCAATAGTACGGGAAAAGAACTTACCGTTTCCGGAGATGTGGATGTTTATCTTTTGGAAGAAATACAATAA
- a CDS encoding serine hydrolase domain-containing protein, whose translation MKHILGIFGVLLFAACGQNSGQKKMSISPKLESVRDSVDTYFTKLTELERFNGVLLVYKNDTLLLDKAYNLNRDSSSSTYVTTDFQFDIHSISKLMTHYLMAQLELDGKLSMDQTLDAYFDDFPRGSEITLSMLLEHKSGLPRELMGFEGEEYQLTSDEILELSKEQALLFRPGTDVQYSNVGYEILYYIIASMYGKSFSQCVVDEIFGPLGMDSSGVHFFVKENRVKNMAQNHVLKDGKITPVDNIQKDEFRNARLFSTADDLKKFMDHIKQEPYASILKDKNGVLAKDGGSKGIRAQVYSDLHNHFDFVLLANYDEIPFFEAIDDMVKLLNSEKVDYPKEINRKAIAIDEGVLQKYAGAYTFADFDGLVLEVRVENGHLALFQKGEKIGELQAESPTVFFEDPKAAESFEFVKNESGTYDALMGWKGIVVAGKRN comes from the coding sequence ATGAAACACATTTTGGGCATTTTTGGAGTACTGCTGTTTGCGGCTTGCGGACAAAATTCTGGGCAAAAGAAAATGTCGATTTCCCCTAAACTTGAGTCTGTCCGGGATTCTGTGGATACCTATTTTACCAAATTGACGGAACTGGAACGGTTCAATGGTGTTCTTCTGGTTTACAAAAATGATACGCTTTTGCTGGATAAGGCCTATAATTTGAATCGGGATAGCAGCAGTTCAACCTATGTAACTACCGATTTCCAGTTTGACATCCATTCCATCTCCAAATTGATGACCCATTATCTGATGGCCCAATTGGAGTTGGACGGAAAGTTATCCATGGACCAAACTTTGGATGCCTATTTTGATGATTTCCCCAGAGGCAGCGAAATTACCTTGAGCATGCTCTTGGAACATAAATCGGGCCTGCCCAGGGAATTAATGGGCTTCGAGGGAGAGGAATATCAGCTCACATCGGACGAAATATTGGAATTGTCAAAAGAACAAGCTCTATTATTCCGACCGGGTACGGATGTGCAATATTCCAATGTTGGTTACGAAATATTGTACTACATCATCGCCAGCATGTATGGAAAATCATTTTCGCAATGTGTGGTGGATGAAATTTTTGGACCGTTGGGAATGGATTCTAGCGGAGTCCATTTCTTTGTGAAGGAAAATCGAGTGAAGAACATGGCCCAAAACCATGTGTTGAAGGATGGCAAAATAACGCCGGTCGATAATATTCAGAAGGATGAGTTCCGAAATGCACGTCTCTTTTCAACGGCGGATGACCTCAAAAAGTTTATGGATCATATCAAGCAGGAACCTTATGCTTCAATTTTGAAAGATAAAAACGGGGTTCTGGCCAAGGATGGCGGCTCCAAAGGTATCCGTGCACAAGTGTACAGCGATTTACACAATCATTTTGATTTTGTGCTTCTGGCCAATTATGATGAAATCCCTTTTTTTGAAGCCATAGATGATATGGTAAAGCTGTTGAACTCAGAAAAAGTCGATTACCCGAAGGAAATCAATAGAAAAGCCATTGCAATAGATGAAGGAGTGCTCCAGAAATACGCGGGCGCCTATACATTTGCCGATTTTGATGGATTGGTGTTGGAGGTGAGGGTTGAAAACGGCCATTTGGCCCTATTTCAAAAAGGAGAAAAAATAGGAGAACTGCAGGCGGAGAGTCCGACCGTGTTTTTTGAGGACCCCAAGGCTGCGGAATCATTTGAATTCGTTAAAAATGAATCGGGCACCTACGATGCCTTGATGGGATGGAAGGGTATAGTGGTAGCGGGTAAACGCAATTAG
- a CDS encoding YihY/virulence factor BrkB family protein, whose amino-acid sequence MKEGHTYANRFKFKDFPHLFLDTFKAWSKANPWRLSAVVAYYAVLSLPALLVIIINVVGSIWGVDIVEGRLTNEFSIALGPNAAETIQGIVEDTQNRDKNLVSTIIGIGTLLFGATGVFYQLKISLNEIWRIKGSPGFDFWKLLTERAKSFAFILVIGFLLLISFIITAAITALNDYLKSFISEAAVYLAYLVDIISSLGIITIMFALMFKFLPDAKIKWRAVWFGALLTAILFVIGKFLLGLYFGEANPGSTYGAAGAIVLVLLWVSYSCMILFFGAQFTYTYAKKYNILFVPYSELNK is encoded by the coding sequence TTGAAAGAAGGTCACACATATGCCAATCGGTTTAAGTTCAAGGATTTTCCGCATCTTTTCTTGGACACCTTTAAAGCTTGGAGCAAAGCCAACCCTTGGCGGTTGAGTGCCGTGGTCGCCTACTACGCTGTTCTATCGCTTCCCGCCCTGTTGGTGATCATCATCAATGTGGTCGGGTCTATCTGGGGCGTGGATATTGTAGAGGGACGGTTGACCAACGAGTTTTCGATTGCCCTTGGCCCCAATGCCGCAGAAACCATTCAGGGAATCGTGGAAGACACACAGAACAGGGACAAAAATTTAGTTTCGACCATAATCGGTATCGGGACGTTACTTTTTGGTGCCACCGGAGTCTTTTATCAATTAAAGATATCCCTAAACGAAATATGGCGTATCAAAGGCTCTCCAGGATTCGATTTCTGGAAATTACTCACCGAAAGAGCAAAGAGCTTTGCATTTATTCTCGTTATCGGATTTTTATTGCTGATCAGTTTTATCATAACCGCCGCCATAACGGCATTGAACGATTACCTTAAAAGTTTTATTTCCGAAGCGGCCGTATACCTCGCCTATCTGGTGGACATCATATCATCTTTGGGCATAATCACTATCATGTTTGCCCTAATGTTCAAGTTCCTGCCCGATGCCAAGATAAAATGGCGAGCGGTTTGGTTCGGGGCATTGCTTACCGCCATTTTATTTGTGATAGGCAAGTTTCTGTTGGGCCTCTATTTTGGAGAGGCCAATCCCGGCTCTACCTACGGCGCAGCTGGTGCAATTGTTTTGGTCCTTTTATGGGTTTCCTACTCCTGCATGATTCTATTCTTTGGGGCTCAATTTACCTACACCTACGCCAAAAAATACAATATTCTTTTTGTGCCCTACAGCGAATTGAACAAGTAG
- a CDS encoding S9 family peptidase, protein MLRTSSFIAFFLITLNSTVAQKGNISSLQIKDIMQGDTFVGPRPSNAYWATDGQTLYFDWNPGDALSDSLYAYSVSTKDIKKVDFLTANSLPSSRLTYNQEKTKAVYSKNGDVFLLDLNTHQSKPVTKTQARESNPHFTDNGKSIAFEKDDELFTWNMASGLLEQKTKFVKSKNSEPKRDSKDEWLYQDQLELFDVLQERKTKKDRGEEISSQLEALEPLEIETNGKPVINLEIDPSGSFITYVLMDRPDSKGTIVPHFVTESGYTEDQNTRSKVGDEPTKYEMFVYDIKNRKSYPVILDNLDGLDYVPEYTKDYPDKTYENENRIGFINGPTWNSNGTKAVLDIQANDYKDRWIVLLDPKTGKVEQLDRQHDEAWIAGPGIGRWGGGSLGWMPGGDKVWFMSEKTGYSHLYTVNINNKKIDALTSGDFEIYDAFLSKNKDKWYFTSNKTHPGDRQFYTMKLKGGKWEQLTNKVGGNDVTLSPDEKKMAILYSYSNKPTELFIQDNPVEVGGNPEAEQITNSNTDDFEAYDWKDPEIITFKASDGAEVYARLYQPDASVKNKAAVIFVHGAGYLQNAHKWWSSYFREYMFHNLLVDNGYTVLDIDYRGSAGYGRDWRTGIYRHMGGKDLSDQVDGAKMLMEEYGIDPDKIGIYGGSYGGFITLMGMFNAPDTFSAGAAIRSVGDWAAYNHGYTARILNTPATDSLAYKRSSPIYFADGLQGDLLILHGMVDDNVHFQDMVRLSQRLIELGKENWEMAVYPVERHGFVEPSSWTDEYTRIFKLFQKSLLGKE, encoded by the coding sequence ATGCTGAGAACCTCCTCATTCATTGCGTTTTTTCTGATTACCCTTAATTCAACCGTTGCGCAAAAGGGCAATATTTCTTCTTTACAGATCAAGGACATTATGCAGGGCGATACCTTTGTGGGGCCCAGACCATCCAATGCGTATTGGGCCACTGATGGACAAACGTTGTATTTTGATTGGAATCCAGGCGACGCCCTTAGCGATTCATTATACGCCTATTCCGTTTCTACCAAGGATATCAAAAAAGTTGATTTTTTGACGGCCAACTCGCTTCCTTCTTCACGATTGACCTATAATCAAGAGAAAACAAAGGCCGTTTATTCAAAAAACGGGGATGTTTTTCTGTTGGACCTCAACACCCATCAATCCAAACCTGTCACCAAGACACAGGCAAGGGAAAGTAATCCGCATTTTACCGATAATGGAAAAAGCATTGCTTTTGAAAAAGACGATGAGCTTTTTACATGGAACATGGCTTCAGGTCTCCTAGAGCAAAAAACAAAGTTTGTCAAATCCAAAAACAGCGAACCGAAGCGTGACTCCAAAGATGAATGGCTTTACCAGGACCAACTGGAACTATTCGATGTTTTGCAGGAGCGAAAAACAAAAAAAGATAGGGGAGAAGAAATAAGCAGTCAGTTGGAAGCCTTGGAGCCACTGGAAATTGAGACCAATGGCAAACCGGTAATCAATCTGGAAATAGACCCTTCTGGAAGTTTTATTACTTATGTTTTGATGGACAGACCTGACTCCAAAGGCACGATTGTGCCCCATTTTGTTACGGAATCCGGGTATACCGAAGACCAAAATACCCGTTCCAAGGTGGGAGACGAACCCACCAAATACGAAATGTTCGTGTACGATATTAAAAACAGAAAGAGCTATCCCGTGATTCTGGATAATTTGGATGGATTGGACTACGTTCCTGAATACACCAAGGATTATCCCGACAAAACCTACGAAAATGAAAACCGCATCGGTTTTATCAATGGGCCTACATGGAATTCCAACGGTACCAAAGCTGTGCTGGATATTCAAGCGAACGATTACAAGGATCGTTGGATCGTATTGCTGGATCCAAAAACGGGAAAAGTGGAGCAGTTGGACCGTCAGCATGATGAAGCTTGGATTGCTGGCCCGGGAATTGGCAGATGGGGCGGTGGCTCGCTTGGCTGGATGCCCGGCGGGGACAAGGTCTGGTTCATGTCCGAAAAAACGGGCTATTCCCATTTGTATACGGTAAACATCAACAATAAAAAAATAGATGCCCTTACTTCGGGCGATTTTGAAATCTACGATGCTTTCCTATCAAAAAACAAGGACAAATGGTACTTTACTTCCAATAAAACACATCCCGGGGACCGACAGTTTTACACCATGAAACTTAAAGGGGGCAAATGGGAGCAATTGACCAACAAGGTAGGTGGAAACGATGTGACGCTTTCCCCTGACGAGAAAAAAATGGCGATTCTATACTCCTACTCCAACAAACCCACCGAACTGTTCATCCAAGACAACCCTGTGGAAGTTGGGGGAAATCCTGAAGCGGAGCAAATCACGAATTCGAACACCGATGATTTTGAAGCTTACGATTGGAAAGATCCAGAGATCATAACCTTCAAAGCATCCGATGGTGCAGAAGTATATGCTAGACTTTATCAACCCGATGCTTCGGTAAAAAACAAGGCAGCCGTAATTTTTGTACATGGTGCGGGCTATCTTCAAAATGCGCATAAATGGTGGAGTTCCTATTTTAGGGAGTATATGTTCCATAATTTATTGGTGGACAACGGCTATACCGTACTCGATATTGATTACCGTGGAAGCGCGGGTTATGGCAGGGATTGGCGAACGGGGATTTATAGGCACATGGGCGGCAAAGATTTGTCCGACCAAGTGGACGGCGCCAAAATGTTGATGGAGGAATACGGCATTGATCCGGATAAAATCGGAATCTACGGTGGTTCGTATGGTGGGTTTATCACCTTAATGGGCATGTTCAACGCTCCCGACACTTTTAGCGCTGGCGCCGCTATTCGCTCCGTGGGCGATTGGGCCGCATACAACCATGGTTATACGGCTCGAATATTGAACACGCCGGCGACCGACAGCTTGGCCTACAAACGCAGCTCCCCCATCTATTTTGCGGATGGATTACAAGGTGACCTGTTGATTTTGCACGGTATGGTGGACGACAATGTACATTTTCAGGATATGGTACGCCTTTCCCAACGGTTGATTGAACTTGGCAAGGAAAACTGGGAAATGGCCGTTTATCCCGTAGAGCGACATGGCTTTGTGGAACCCAGTAGCTGGACGGATGAATACACCCGCATTTTTAAGCTGTTCCAAAAATCACTTTTAGGAAAGGAATAA
- a CDS encoding helix-turn-helix transcriptional regulator has translation MNVVSYRPQKPLDSVFRECYYIHIEHEKGKKQIPVIDDCCYDFVFFKEANGVFYSGPGHDSVPIKSKTFTIHDRTPPYRIEAANSLTFFTIKLQPWANAHFFSTLKESGVVDMGRNNTELTHFHEHVFKANEVADKFVLAEEFMNQKMFEMPASAAFVRNICEFIYDQQGKVSVNGLSDHFERSRQYLGKIFKKEVMYGLKRFIITVRILDLVKFKLKNPDISLTELCYQCGYFDQPHFINDFKRVCGVRPLEFFNDLPEFFLRHR, from the coding sequence ATGAATGTAGTCAGTTACCGTCCCCAAAAACCCTTGGATTCCGTTTTTAGGGAATGTTACTACATCCATATTGAACATGAAAAGGGGAAAAAACAGATTCCCGTCATTGATGATTGCTGTTACGACTTTGTGTTTTTCAAAGAAGCCAATGGTGTTTTTTATTCCGGGCCCGGTCATGATTCGGTCCCCATTAAAAGCAAAACGTTTACTATTCATGATAGAACTCCGCCATACCGGATTGAGGCGGCAAATTCACTCACTTTTTTCACCATTAAATTGCAGCCATGGGCAAACGCTCATTTCTTTTCAACACTAAAAGAGTCCGGTGTGGTCGATATGGGTCGGAACAATACTGAGTTGACTCATTTTCATGAACATGTTTTTAAGGCCAACGAAGTGGCCGATAAATTTGTGCTGGCCGAAGAATTCATGAATCAAAAAATGTTTGAAATGCCAGCTTCCGCGGCATTCGTCCGTAATATTTGTGAATTTATCTATGACCAACAGGGCAAGGTGAGCGTAAATGGGCTGAGCGATCATTTTGAACGTTCCCGACAGTATCTGGGGAAAATTTTTAAAAAAGAGGTAATGTATGGCCTCAAACGGTTTATCATAACCGTCCGTATTTTGGATTTGGTAAAGTTTAAGCTGAAAAACCCCGATATTTCACTTACGGAGCTCTGTTACCAATGTGGCTATTTCGACCAGCCCCACTTTATCAATGATTTTAAACGGGTATGTGGGGTGAGGCCATTGGAATTTTTTAATGATCTGCCTGAGTTTTTTCTGCGGCATCGATAG
- a CDS encoding GMC oxidoreductase produces the protein MQIIENSTVYDAIIVGSGAGGGMSAKVLSEAGLKVAVVEAGPFFDPAKPEHQTQLKWSYESPRRGKSTRFRPFGDFDAAYGGWDIEGEPYTQKDGTDFSWFRSRMLGGRTNHWGRISLRFGPQDFKHKDVDGHGDNWPISYDDVKPYYDKVDKMIGVFGTNEGLPNDPDGFFLPPPKPRLHELFYIKGARKSNIPVYPSRMSMLTKKINEDRGVCFYCGQCNRACQVYADFSAGTCLIFPAQKNGGPIDLYVNCMVREVTTDEEGRATGVSYINKEDRKEYKLKGKVVVLGASACSSARILLNSKSDRHPNGLGNSSDVVGKYLHDSTGADRAGFIPDLMNRKVSYNEDGVGGMHVYSPWWGDNSKLDFPRGYHIEVWGGMGMPSYGFGFNVNEFNQFFGTKVGGYGDVLRSDAKKYYGAVVGMAGRGESIARKENYCEIDPTTVDEFGIPVLRFNYKWSQLEINQARHMQDTFEEILINMGGEPLGKKPGKETNYGLHNPGKIIHEVGTTRMGDDPRTSVTNKYQQLHDVDNVFIVDAGPFVSQADKNCTWTILALSMRASEYIVEQLKQQNI, from the coding sequence ATGCAGATAATAGAGAATTCGACGGTCTACGATGCGATCATCGTTGGCTCGGGCGCCGGTGGCGGGATGTCGGCGAAGGTACTTTCGGAGGCTGGCCTCAAGGTAGCCGTAGTGGAGGCGGGGCCTTTCTTCGACCCTGCGAAGCCGGAGCACCAGACCCAGCTCAAGTGGTCGTACGAGAGCCCCAGGCGCGGGAAGAGCACGCGCTTCCGTCCCTTCGGGGACTTCGATGCCGCCTACGGAGGCTGGGACATCGAGGGTGAGCCCTACACCCAGAAGGACGGCACGGACTTCTCCTGGTTCCGTTCGCGGATGCTGGGGGGCAGGACCAACCACTGGGGGCGCATATCGCTGCGCTTCGGCCCCCAGGACTTCAAGCACAAGGACGTGGACGGCCACGGGGACAACTGGCCGATAAGCTACGACGATGTAAAACCGTACTACGACAAGGTGGACAAGATGATCGGGGTGTTCGGCACCAACGAGGGACTGCCCAACGACCCGGACGGCTTTTTCCTGCCGCCGCCAAAGCCAAGGCTGCACGAACTTTTTTACATCAAGGGGGCAAGGAAGAGCAACATCCCGGTGTACCCGTCACGGATGTCGATGCTCACCAAGAAGATCAACGAGGACAGGGGCGTGTGCTTCTACTGCGGGCAGTGCAACCGCGCCTGCCAGGTATACGCCGACTTCTCGGCCGGTACCTGTTTGATCTTCCCCGCGCAGAAGAACGGGGGGCCGATCGACCTGTACGTGAACTGCATGGTGCGCGAGGTGACCACGGACGAAGAGGGCCGTGCCACGGGCGTATCCTACATCAACAAGGAGGACAGGAAGGAGTACAAGCTCAAGGGCAAGGTGGTGGTGCTGGGGGCCTCGGCCTGTAGTTCGGCACGAATCCTGTTGAACTCCAAGAGCGACCGGCACCCCAACGGACTGGGCAACAGCAGCGACGTGGTGGGCAAGTACCTGCACGACTCGACGGGCGCGGACAGGGCGGGCTTCATCCCGGACCTGATGAACAGGAAGGTGTCCTACAACGAGGACGGGGTGGGCGGCATGCACGTGTACTCCCCATGGTGGGGGGACAACAGCAAGCTGGACTTTCCGAGGGGCTACCACATCGAGGTATGGGGCGGCATGGGGATGCCCAGCTACGGCTTCGGCTTCAACGTGAACGAGTTCAACCAGTTCTTCGGGACGAAGGTGGGGGGCTACGGGGACGTGCTCCGCAGCGATGCCAAGAAATACTACGGCGCAGTGGTGGGCATGGCCGGAAGGGGCGAGTCCATCGCAAGGAAGGAGAACTATTGCGAGATCGACCCCACCACGGTGGACGAGTTCGGTATCCCCGTACTGAGGTTCAACTACAAATGGAGCCAGTTGGAGATCAACCAGGCGCGGCACATGCAGGACACCTTCGAGGAGATATTGATCAACATGGGCGGGGAGCCGTTGGGCAAGAAGCCGGGGAAGGAGACCAACTACGGGCTGCACAACCCGGGGAAGATCATCCACGAGGTGGGTACCACCCGAATGGGCGACGACCCGAGGACCTCGGTGACCAACAAGTACCAGCAGCTGCACGATGTGGACAACGTGTTCATCGTGGACGCGGGGCCTTTCGTGTCGCAGGCGGACAAGAACTGTACATGGACGATACTGGCGCTCTCGATGAGGGCCTCGGAGTACATCGTGGAACAACTCAAACAACAAAACATATAG
- a CDS encoding collagen-like triple helix repeat-containing protein — translation MKILKLSKLFSLLFALLLFGACSDGEDGAVGPQGEQGVQGEPGEDGNANVKSYLFEDQSFMAGEVPFDLPAVTQDILDNGVVLAYLRPLNANLWFGIPYYYQTSSLTVYGIFPGTVTLSSTFDVNNYDFRFVVIEGTDGSAFKGMGVEQELKQAGVDVSDFYQVADYYGLDY, via the coding sequence ATGAAAATACTAAAATTGTCGAAATTATTCAGCCTATTGTTTGCCCTGTTATTGTTTGGTGCCTGTAGTGATGGTGAAGATGGTGCAGTTGGCCCACAAGGAGAACAAGGGGTTCAAGGAGAACCGGGAGAAGACGGTAATGCCAATGTGAAAAGTTATTTGTTTGAAGATCAATCATTCATGGCCGGTGAAGTTCCCTTTGATTTACCTGCTGTAACGCAGGATATATTGGATAACGGAGTAGTTTTGGCCTATTTACGTCCGCTAAATGCTAATCTTTGGTTTGGAATTCCCTATTACTATCAAACCAGTAGTTTAACGGTTTATGGAATCTTTCCCGGTACCGTGACGTTATCCAGTACATTCGATGTTAATAACTATGATTTTAGATTTGTCGTAATCGAAGGAACAGATGGCTCAGCATTCAAGGGGATGGGAGTAGAGCAAGAACTGAAACAAGCAGGAGTGGACGTTTCCGACTTTTATCAGGTTGCCGATTACTACGGATTGGATTATTAG